The nucleotide window AACGCTGGATACGGCGACGGCATTGTTCCAGGGCATGTTCTTCGATCCGCGGAAGTATGACTTCTCGCGGGTGGGCCGCCTGAAGTTCAACATCAAGCTGTTCGAAAACCAGGAAGCAACCAGCCTGGAACAGCGGACGCTTGATCCGACGGATTTCTACGCGACCATCAAGTACCTGCTGAAGCTGCGCAAGAACATCGGCGCGGTGGACGACATCGATCACTTGGGTAATCGCCGTGTTCGCGCGGTTGGCGAACTGCTCGAGAACCAGTTCCGTATCGGCCTGGTCCGCATGGAACGGGCGATCAAGGAAAAGATGAGCGTGTACCAGGAAATGTCGACGGCGATGCCGCACGACCTGGTCAATGCCAAGCCGGTGATGGCTGCGATCCGCGAATTTTTCGGATCGTCGCAGCTCTCCCAGTTCATGGATCAGACGAACCCGCTGTCGGAAATCACGCACAAGCGGCGTCTGTCAGCCCTTGGGCCGGGCGGCTTGTCGCGCGAACGCGCTGGATTCGAAGTCCGCGACGTGCACCCGACGCACTATGGACGTATCTGTCCGATTGAAACGCCGGAAGGTCCGAACATTGGATTGATTTCGTCGCTCAGCTGTTTTGCGCGCATCAACGATTACGGATTCATCGAGTCGCCCTATCGCAAGATTAAGAACGCGCGGGTGGTCGACTACGTGACCGTCGTAAATGCGGGCGACGCTGACTTCAAGGTTGGCGATCATCTTGAAAAGAGCGAAATCGAAAAGATCAATGCCGACTTGAAGGAACGCCGCAAAAAGCCGGTCGAGATTGAGCCGTTCTCGTTCTACTTGTCCGCCTGGGAAGAAGATCGTCACACGATCGCGCAGGCGAACATTGAATTGGATGAGAAGGGCCGCATCGCTTCTGAGCTGGTCAACGCTCGTAAGGCGGGCAACTTCGTTCTCGTCAACCGCGAGGAAGTGGACTACGTCGACGTCAGCCCGAAGCAGTTGGTTTCGGTCGCTGCGTCACTCGTACCGTTCCTTGAACACGACGACGCGAACCGCGCGCTGATGGGCGCGAACATGCAGCGCCAATCCGTTCCTCTGCTCCGTGCACAGGCTCCGATTGTTGGAACCGGTATGGAAGGCGTGACGGCGCGCGATTCGGGCGCAGTCATCCTGGCCAAGCGTAACGGCATCATTGACTCAGTCGATTCCGAGCGCATCATTGTGCGCGTGGAAGGCGAGCATCATCCGATGCAGCTTTCGCGCGAAGTGGGCAGCGACATTTATCAGCTCACCAAGTTCAAGCGCTCGAACCAGAACACGTGTATCAACCAGAAGCCGATCGTGAAAAAAGGCCAGCGCGTAGTGAAGGGACAAGTCATTGCGGACGGTCCCTGCACGGACTTCGGCGAGTTGGCGCTCGGACGCAACGTGCTCGTGGCATTCATGCCGTGGCGCGGCTACAACTTCGAAGACGCGATCCTCGTTTCGGAAAAGATGGTGAAGGAGGATTACTACACCTCCGTCCACATCGAGGAATTCGAACTCGAAGCCCGCGATACGAAACTCGGTCCGGAAGAAGTCACGCGCGACATCCCGAACGTCAGCGAAACCACGCTGCGCAATCTGGATGAAGCGGGCGTCATCCGCATCGGCGCGACCATCAAGCAGGGCGACATCATCGTGGGCAAAGTTACGCCCAAGGGTGAGACCCAGTTGACTCCGGAAGAGAAACTGTTGCGCGCGATCTTCGGCGAAAAGGCTGGCGACGTCCGCGATGCTTCGCTCTACTGCCCGCCTGGAATCGAAGGCGTAGTGGTGGATGTGAAGATCTTCTCCCGCAAGGGTCAGGAAAAGGACGAACGCGCCAAGTCGATTGAAGGCGAGCAGATTGCGAAGTTGGAAAAGAACCTTTCGGACGAAATCCGAATTCTTACCGACGAGCGTTTGAAGCGCCTGGAAGCGATTCTTGGTGGCAAAGAAGTGCAGGCTGATCTGCACGACGAGCGCACCAACAAGCGTCTTCTGACCAAGGGCGGCATTCTGGACCGCGACACCATCGAACGTATTTCGACGCGCAATTTGAAGCGCATCAAGTACGCCGACAAGGATCCGCGTGTCAACGAGCAGATCGACGAGATCGAAGAAATGACGTCTCGCCAGATCGACGTGCTCAAGAAGATCGTCAACGAGAAGAAGGACAAACTCACCAAGGGTGATGAACTGCCACCGGGAGTGATCAAGCTGGTGAAGGTTTATATCGCCATGAAGCGCAAGCTGAGCGTCGGCGACAAGATGGCCGGACGCCACGGTAACAAGGGAGTGATCGCGCGCATCCTGCCGGAAGAGGATATGCCGTACCTCGAAAACGGCACGCCGGTTGAGATTGTTCTGAACCCGCTGGGTGTTCCTTCCCGTATGAACGTGGGACAGATTCTCGAGACTCACCTCGGTTGGGCGGGTCACGAACTCGGCGAGAAGATCACCGAACTCCTAAAGCACAACACTCGTTCGGAAGCGATTCGGCGTGACTTGAAGGCGCTGTTTAAAGACACGGTGCTTGCGGAAACGATCGCTGACATGAGCGAAGACGAGCTGGAAGCGGTTGCTCCTACGCTTGCTAAGGGTGTGTTCATGGGATCGGCCGTGTTTGACGGCGCTCGTGAATCGGAAATCAAAGCGCTGCTCTCGAGCGCGGGCTTGCCCACCTCGGGCAAGACGAGCTTGCGCGACGGCATGACGGGCGAGAAATTCGAACAGCCCGTTACGGTCGGCTATATCTACATGTTGAAGCTGTCGCACTTGGTGGACGACAAGATTCACGCACGGTCCATCGGTCCGTACTCGCTGATCACCCAGCAGCCGCTGGGCGGCAAGGCGCAGTTCGGCGGACAGCGCTTCGGAGAAATGGAAGTTTGGGCTCTTGAAGCGTACGGCGCGGCGTTCATCCTGCAGGAATTGCTCACCGCGAAGTCGGACGACGTGTACGGACGCACCAAAATCTACGAGGCCATCGTCAAAGGCGAGGCCGCGATGGAGCCGGGCGTTCCGGAATCGTTCAACGTGCTGATTCGCGAATTGCAGTCGCTCTGCCTAGATGTGGAATTGATCAAGGCCACGGAGAAGAAGCCGGTGGCGGTAGCTGCGGACTAGTTCTCAGTTCTCAGGAAAAGCCTAAAAGCTGAGAGCCGGGCTGAGACGAAGATTCGCTCACAAATTTTGAACCATTAGCCAGCGCGGCACACGCTCTCAGTGCCGCAATCTGGCGAAGAGACTCGACCGGTTTGACTGGGAACTGAGAACCGGGAACTGAGAACTGAAGTTGAGAGCCGCTGGCGGTCGCGTTAGATCGCAGGAAAGCGGAGGCACATGTTTCGTTCGAGCCCGTTTGACATGGCAAATCCCGTAGCTGACTTTGACGCCATTCGCATCAGCCTGGCGTCGCCGGAAAAAATCCGGAGCTGGTCGCATGGGGAAGTAACCAAACCCGAAACCATCAACTATCGCACTTTCAAGCCGGAGCGCGATGGACTGTTCTGCGCCCGCATCTTTGGCCCGGTTACGGACTGGGAGTGTCTCTGCGGCAAGTACAAGCGCATGAAGCACCGTGGAGTGATCTGCGACAAGTGCGGTGTGGAAGTCACGCTCTCCAAGGTTCGCCGCGAGCGTCTCGGTCACATCGAACTCGCTTCTCCGTGTTCGCACGTGTGGTTCTTCAAAGGATTGCCCAGCCGTATCGGGCATCTTCTCGATATCTCTCTCCGCGATCTCGAGGCGATTCTCTACTTTGAAGCGTATGTCACGATCGAAACCGGCGATGCTCCGGTAAAAGATCACGAAGTCATCAAGGACGAAACCAAGTACCGCGAACTCGATCAGCAATTCCGTCCCACCGGCTTCAAGGCCATGATGGGCGCGGAAGCGATCAAGGAACTTCTCAAGCGCGTGGAAGTCGAGGGGCTCTCGACCGAATTGCGCGAGAAGATGAAGCACGAGACTTCACTGCAGAAGCGCTTGAAGTATGCCAAGCGTCTGAAGGTAGTCGAGGCTTTCCGCAAGAGCGGTAACAAGCCGCAGTGGATGATTCTGGATGTGATTCCGGTCATTCCGCCGGAACTGCGCCCTCTCGTTCCCCTCGACGGTGGACGTTTCGCGACGTCGGATTTGAACGACCTGTATCGCCGCGTGATCAACCGTAATAACCGGTTGAAGAAGTTGATGGACCTGCACGCTCCGGAAGTCATCGTGCGCAACGAAAAGCGCATGCTGCAGGAAGCTGTCGACGCGCTGTTTGACAACGGACGACGCGGACGTGTTCTGCGTGGCGCAAACAATCGCCCCCTGAAGTCGCTCTCCGACACGCTGAAAGGTAAGCAAGGACGCTTCCGTCAGAACCTGCTCGGCAAGCGCGTGGACTACTCGGGCCGTTCCGTCATCGTGGTTGGTCCTGAACTCAAACTGCACCAGTGCGGGCTACCGAAGAAGATGGCGCTTGAGTTGTTCAAGCCGTTCATCTATCACCGCCTCGAACAAACTGGACACTGCACGACCATCAAGCAAGCGAAAGAAATGGTTGAGCAGCAGGAACCAATCGTTTGGGACATCCTTGAAGAAGTCATCAAGGACCATCCGGTCATGCTGAACCGCGCACCTACGCTCCATCGTCTGGGTATTCAGGCGTTTGAGCCGGTGCTGGTGGAAGGCAAGGCCATCAAGATCCACCCGCTTGTTTGTACGGCGTTTAACGCCGACTTCGACGGCGATCAGATGGCGGTACACATTCCGCTGTCGCCGGAAGCACAGGTTGAAGCCAGCGTGCTGATGTTGTCCTCGCACAACATTCTGTCGCCCGCCTCGGGACAGCCGATCACCGTGCCAACGCAGGACATGGTTCTTGGTCTCTACTATCTGACCAAAGCCAAGCCCGGCGCGAAGGGTGAAGGCCGCTCGTTCGCCAACATCGATGAAGTCGTGATTGCGCTCGAAATGGGCGAAGTGGAAACACTGAGTCCGATTCGGCTGCGCTACACCGGCGAAGTCATGGACCTCGCTGCTGCCTACGACGATCAGGATGTCACGCACGCGGAACCGATTCATGTGGAGCGCGAGTTCCTGAATACGACCGTTGGACGCGCGATCCTGAACGACAATCTGCCCGACGGCATGCCGTTCATCAACGGCTTGCTCAAGAAGAAGGGCATTGGCCAGCTGGTGAATTACGGCTACTTGCGGTTTGGACTTGAAACCACCGTCAAGATGCTCGACCAGATCAAGTCGCTTGGCTTCAAGTACGCCACGCGCGCTGGGCTCTCGATCGGCATCGACGACATGGTCATTCCGGACAACAAGAAGACGCTGGTCCGCGATGCTGATAAACAGGTCATCAACGTTCAGCAACAATATCTGGACGGCGCGATCACGAACGGTGAACGCTACAACAAAGTCATCGAAATCTGGTCGGCGATTACTGAAAAAGTTGCCGATGAAATGTTCGGGCAGATGCAGCAGGCTGACAAGGTCGGTGCACTCAATCCGATTTACGTCATGGCCGACTCCGGCGCTCGCGGATCGAAACAGCAGATCCGTCAGCTCTCCGGTATGCGCGGCTTGATGGCGAAGCCGACCGGCGAAATCATCGAGACTCCGATTACGGCCAACTTCCGCGAAGGCTTGACCGTGTTGGAATACTTCATCTCGACGCACGGCGCTCGTAAGGGTCTGGCGGATACGGCGTTGAAGACCGCTGACTCGGGCTACCTGACGCGGCGTCTGGTCGACGTGGCGCAGGACGTCATCATCAGCGAATACGACTGCGGCACCGTGGACGGCATTTTCGTCTCCGGTATCGTGGAAGCGGGCGAGATTATCGAGCCGCTGCGCGACCGCATCATTGGCCGCGTTTCGCTCGAGAAGATCAAGGACTACGACACCAACGTGATCGTCGACATCAACCAGGAAATCACGGAAGACCTGGCGGGCGCGATTCAGGCGGCCGGTATCGAACGGGTAAAGATCCGCTCGGTGCTGACTTGCGAATCGAAACGCGGCGTTTGCGTGATGTGTTATGGACGCAACCTGGCCTCTGGCAGACTGGTCGAACTCGGCGAAGCAACGGGCGTGATCGCTGCGCAGTCGATTGGCGAACCTGGAACGCAGCTCACGATGCGTACCTTCCACATCGGTGGTACGGCGTCGCGAGTTTCGGAACAGTCGAAGCTTGATGCCAAGAGCGTCGGTTCGGTCCGGTTCATCGGACTGCAGACCGTGAAGTCGAAGACCGGTGACTTCGTGGTCATGAACCGCCAGGGCTCGATCGCGATCGTGGACGAGAAGAACCGCGAACGCGAGCGCTATGCGGTCGTGTACGGCGCGAAGCTGAAAGTTGCCGAAGGCGATCAGGTCACACAAGGCCAGGTTCTGGTCGAGTGGGATCCGTACACCTTCGCGATCCTCACGGAAATCGGCGGCACGGCGCAGTTCAAGGACTTGCAGGAAGGTGTCACGCTCCACGAAGAAGTGGACGAAGTCACCGGCCTATCACGGCACGTAGTGGCCGACGCACCGGACGAGAAGCGGCAACCAGCGCTGGTTATCAAGGGTAAGGCCAGCAAGCGCTACCTCATGCCGTCACGCGCTCACTTGATGGTGCAGGACGGAGACACGGTGTTCCCGGGCGACGTGCTGGCGAAGATCCCGCGCGAAACCACCAAGACCAAGGACATCACCGGCGGTCTGCCGCGTGTCGTCGAATTGTTCGAAGCCCGCAAGCCGCGTGAAACAGCCGTCATCAGCGAAATCGACGGCGTGGTTCGCTTCGGCGAGGTTTCGAAAGGTCAACGCAAACTCTACGTGGCTGCCGACAACGGAACGGAAAAGGAATACTCCGTACCGCGCGGCGTTCACATCAACGTGCAGGAAGGCGAGCGCGTCAAGGCGGGCGAACCGCTCATGGACGGCCCGCTCAACCCGCATGACATCCTCGCTGTACTCGGCGAAAAGGAACTGCAGTCTTACCTAGTGAACGAAATCCAGGAAGTCTACCGGCTCCAAGGCGTGAACATTTCGGATAAGCACATCGAAGTGATCGTGCGCCAGATGATGCGCTGGGTAAAGGTTGAGGACGTGGGCGATACGACGTTCCTGCTCGAACAGCAGGTCGACAAGTTCCGCTTCCGCGAGGAAAACGAACGCGTCATCCGCGATGGTGGCAAGCCGGCGACGGGACGTCCGTTGCTGCTCGGCATCACCAAGGCGTCGCTCTCGACCGATTCGTTCATTTCGGCCGCATCGTTCCAGGAGACCACGCGCGTGCTCACCGAAGCTTCCATCCAGGGAGCGGTGGACCACTTGCGCGGCCTGAAGGAAAATGTGATCGTAGGACGCTTGATTCCCGCCGGCACCGGCATGGAGTACTATCGCAACGTGCGGCTCTCTCCAGAAATGGAAGAGGCTGCGCAAAAGGTGCAGGAAGAAGTCTCGCAAGCTTACGAGGAGGCCGAGCGTGCGCTCGAACTCATGCGCCATGAAGGCGAAACGGAAGAACTCGCCGCAGAGTAATTCGAACTTTGTCTATCCCAGGGGGCGACGAGAGTCGCCCCTTGCTTTTGTCAAACGCTTTTCGTGAACAACAATGTCTTTTGCGGTTAATCCACTGCTGGAGCCCGAGGAACGCAAAGCCAAGCCCGACCCTTTTCCCGGGCAGTTGATCGTCGCTCCTGCACTGGCGCGATTCTGGCGCTTGTTCCGCATTTCTGTCTGGCGGGCGTTTGAACACGACGCCTTCGCCACCGCCAAGGCTTCTGCCTATTCTTCGATTCTGACGTTTTTTCCCGCACTGCTCGTCCTCGGTTCCGTGCTCGCCACGGTGCGGCGCGGCGAAGTTTACATGCGGGAAATTTCCTACGCACTCGGCCGGATACTCCCTGCAGGAACAACCACAGCGCTCGCATACCTCAAGGGCGCGGCTCACCGGCCAGTGGGTCTT belongs to Acidobacteriota bacterium and includes:
- the rpoB gene encoding DNA-directed RNA polymerase subunit beta; the protein is MAKHNTFRKRFDFSKIPATIQIPNLIEVQKRSYERFLQMDKLPSEREDGGLQAVFQSVFPITDFRNVSQLEFVDYAIGNWECKCGHLKGLHHLRTTCKNCGSTVITDPFHPGDVLCHKCGTYNANTPDFCNKCGDPVGLQLKYDVAECEERGMTYSAPLKVTMRLTIWDKDPETGNRSIRDIKEQEVFFGDVPLMTQNGTFIINGTERVIVSQLHRSPGVFFETANNRTYFLGKIIPYRGSWVEFEYDQKNVLYVRIDRKRKFLGTIFLRALGLRAGEDILRTFYTVDRLAVRDNKLFWTLDPTSDKATNLLGMKLAHSVKSKSGEEVAHSGRKISAAILKEIQKAKITEIEIDTTDLEGAWSASDIVDTTTGEVLLEANSEITADKVAKILESGGVVEMSVFFPERDDVGTVISQTLRRDSVKTPSEALIEIYRKLRPGDPPTLDTATALFQGMFFDPRKYDFSRVGRLKFNIKLFENQEATSLEQRTLDPTDFYATIKYLLKLRKNIGAVDDIDHLGNRRVRAVGELLENQFRIGLVRMERAIKEKMSVYQEMSTAMPHDLVNAKPVMAAIREFFGSSQLSQFMDQTNPLSEITHKRRLSALGPGGLSRERAGFEVRDVHPTHYGRICPIETPEGPNIGLISSLSCFARINDYGFIESPYRKIKNARVVDYVTVVNAGDADFKVGDHLEKSEIEKINADLKERRKKPVEIEPFSFYLSAWEEDRHTIAQANIELDEKGRIASELVNARKAGNFVLVNREEVDYVDVSPKQLVSVAASLVPFLEHDDANRALMGANMQRQSVPLLRAQAPIVGTGMEGVTARDSGAVILAKRNGIIDSVDSERIIVRVEGEHHPMQLSREVGSDIYQLTKFKRSNQNTCINQKPIVKKGQRVVKGQVIADGPCTDFGELALGRNVLVAFMPWRGYNFEDAILVSEKMVKEDYYTSVHIEEFELEARDTKLGPEEVTRDIPNVSETTLRNLDEAGVIRIGATIKQGDIIVGKVTPKGETQLTPEEKLLRAIFGEKAGDVRDASLYCPPGIEGVVVDVKIFSRKGQEKDERAKSIEGEQIAKLEKNLSDEIRILTDERLKRLEAILGGKEVQADLHDERTNKRLLTKGGILDRDTIERISTRNLKRIKYADKDPRVNEQIDEIEEMTSRQIDVLKKIVNEKKDKLTKGDELPPGVIKLVKVYIAMKRKLSVGDKMAGRHGNKGVIARILPEEDMPYLENGTPVEIVLNPLGVPSRMNVGQILETHLGWAGHELGEKITELLKHNTRSEAIRRDLKALFKDTVLAETIADMSEDELEAVAPTLAKGVFMGSAVFDGARESEIKALLSSAGLPTSGKTSLRDGMTGEKFEQPVTVGYIYMLKLSHLVDDKIHARSIGPYSLITQQPLGGKAQFGGQRFGEMEVWALEAYGAAFILQELLTAKSDDVYGRTKIYEAIVKGEAAMEPGVPESFNVLIRELQSLCLDVELIKATEKKPVAVAAD
- the rpoC gene encoding DNA-directed RNA polymerase subunit beta', coding for MFRSSPFDMANPVADFDAIRISLASPEKIRSWSHGEVTKPETINYRTFKPERDGLFCARIFGPVTDWECLCGKYKRMKHRGVICDKCGVEVTLSKVRRERLGHIELASPCSHVWFFKGLPSRIGHLLDISLRDLEAILYFEAYVTIETGDAPVKDHEVIKDETKYRELDQQFRPTGFKAMMGAEAIKELLKRVEVEGLSTELREKMKHETSLQKRLKYAKRLKVVEAFRKSGNKPQWMILDVIPVIPPELRPLVPLDGGRFATSDLNDLYRRVINRNNRLKKLMDLHAPEVIVRNEKRMLQEAVDALFDNGRRGRVLRGANNRPLKSLSDTLKGKQGRFRQNLLGKRVDYSGRSVIVVGPELKLHQCGLPKKMALELFKPFIYHRLEQTGHCTTIKQAKEMVEQQEPIVWDILEEVIKDHPVMLNRAPTLHRLGIQAFEPVLVEGKAIKIHPLVCTAFNADFDGDQMAVHIPLSPEAQVEASVLMLSSHNILSPASGQPITVPTQDMVLGLYYLTKAKPGAKGEGRSFANIDEVVIALEMGEVETLSPIRLRYTGEVMDLAAAYDDQDVTHAEPIHVEREFLNTTVGRAILNDNLPDGMPFINGLLKKKGIGQLVNYGYLRFGLETTVKMLDQIKSLGFKYATRAGLSIGIDDMVIPDNKKTLVRDADKQVINVQQQYLDGAITNGERYNKVIEIWSAITEKVADEMFGQMQQADKVGALNPIYVMADSGARGSKQQIRQLSGMRGLMAKPTGEIIETPITANFREGLTVLEYFISTHGARKGLADTALKTADSGYLTRRLVDVAQDVIISEYDCGTVDGIFVSGIVEAGEIIEPLRDRIIGRVSLEKIKDYDTNVIVDINQEITEDLAGAIQAAGIERVKIRSVLTCESKRGVCVMCYGRNLASGRLVELGEATGVIAAQSIGEPGTQLTMRTFHIGGTASRVSEQSKLDAKSVGSVRFIGLQTVKSKTGDFVVMNRQGSIAIVDEKNRERERYAVVYGAKLKVAEGDQVTQGQVLVEWDPYTFAILTEIGGTAQFKDLQEGVTLHEEVDEVTGLSRHVVADAPDEKRQPALVIKGKASKRYLMPSRAHLMVQDGDTVFPGDVLAKIPRETTKTKDITGGLPRVVELFEARKPRETAVISEIDGVVRFGEVSKGQRKLYVAADNGTEKEYSVPRGVHINVQEGERVKAGEPLMDGPLNPHDILAVLGEKELQSYLVNEIQEVYRLQGVNISDKHIEVIVRQMMRWVKVEDVGDTTFLLEQQVDKFRFREENERVIRDGGKPATGRPLLLGITKASLSTDSFISAASFQETTRVLTEASIQGAVDHLRGLKENVIVGRLIPAGTGMEYYRNVRLSPEMEEAAQKVQEEVSQAYEEAERALELMRHEGETEELAAE